Proteins found in one Calditrichota bacterium genomic segment:
- a CDS encoding radical SAM protein, producing MKHLFGPVPSRRLGVSLGIDPIPKKVCSLDCVYCEVDKTSMKTLERAEYISARDILSELQEYLSHNHVPLDFITFSGSGEPTLNSQLGYLIREIKRMTDTPIAVITNGTLLWRPDVREDLLPADLVMPSLDAGSEEIFRKVNHPVKGLTLKRVLEGLVQFRKDYSGPIWLEILIVKNVNDKEEEYYRLAEAVRKINPDRVQLNTVVRPPGFGRAQPVTKEELQKLRQIIGPKAEIIATFDRETNKAYREKIEESLITLLKIRACTIEEMEESLGIHRDELLKYLELLQEDRRLQRIQFEGKTYFKIPSEAELVD from the coding sequence ATGAAGCACTTATTCGGCCCCGTTCCCTCACGGCGGCTGGGAGTTTCCCTGGGTATCGATCCCATCCCCAAGAAAGTGTGTTCCCTCGATTGCGTTTATTGTGAAGTCGATAAAACGTCCATGAAAACCCTTGAGCGGGCCGAGTACATTTCCGCCAGGGACATCCTTTCCGAACTGCAGGAGTACCTGTCACATAATCATGTTCCATTGGATTTTATTACATTTTCCGGATCGGGCGAGCCCACCCTGAACAGCCAATTGGGGTACCTCATTCGAGAAATCAAACGCATGACCGACACACCCATTGCCGTGATTACAAATGGAACCCTTCTGTGGCGGCCGGATGTCCGTGAAGATCTGCTTCCGGCTGATTTGGTCATGCCGTCTTTGGATGCCGGCTCCGAGGAGATTTTTAGAAAGGTTAACCATCCGGTCAAGGGCCTTACCCTCAAGCGGGTTCTGGAAGGCCTTGTACAATTTCGTAAAGACTATTCCGGCCCGATCTGGCTGGAAATCCTCATCGTAAAAAATGTCAATGATAAGGAAGAGGAGTACTACCGTCTGGCAGAAGCGGTTCGAAAGATCAATCCGGATCGTGTTCAATTGAATACGGTGGTTCGTCCCCCGGGATTTGGAAGAGCTCAACCGGTAACCAAAGAGGAATTACAAAAACTCCGGCAAATCATTGGCCCAAAGGCGGAAATCATTGCGACCTTTGACCGGGAAACCAATAAGGCGTATCGTGAAAAAATCGAAGAGTCACTGATTACGCTTTTGAAAATCCGTGCCTGTACAATCGAGGAAATGGAGGAATCCCTGGGCATTCACAGGGATGAATTGCTCAAATATCTCGAGCTTCTTCAGGAAGACAGGCGCTTACAAAGAATTCAATTTGAAGGAAAAACGTATTTTAAGATTCCTTCCGAAGCAGAGCTGGTTGATTAA